A stretch of DNA from Odontesthes bonariensis isolate fOdoBon6 chromosome 5, fOdoBon6.hap1, whole genome shotgun sequence:
TCCCGGCAGATAGTTGgctagtttgaacttttttacaGACTTTGAAATGTCCTGATTGAGTGTAGCTCTCGGGTGTTGTTCTTTATTCACTGCACAATAAATTAGAGGTTTTCTCATACATCTGTTGTTTGGAAATCGATTTATTTATCTTTCCCATAAATTCCTCTTTGACCCAGAAACATACTTTAAAGTATAATGATTGGGGCTGACAAAAAAAATGGTGCTTAAGGCTCCAAGTAGTATTCAATTGTATTAATCCCTGACAGAAAATCCAGGATTATCTCAAAAGTGTAACCAACAGATATTAAAGGTAAACAATGTAGGTATGTTTGTATGTCTTCATAGATTACTGCCTTTATAATTAAATGTTAAACACACTGTGACTACCTAAAGCTCATTCCTAAACCATTGTTTTCGAGATGTTTTCATGGTGCAGATGTTAAAGAGTGTGTGTCTTTGCGTGCCAGTATTTCTTTCCAACTTTCCTTCCTCTCCGTCCCTTCACATCTTTCCTCTCGATTCCTCCTTCTTTCCATCCAACTCAGGATTACTGGTTTACACATAATCTTCTGTTCAACATGAGAGAGCAGACTTTTCAAAATCTCTGTAATCTTTTTATCTCTATGGGTTTGTGTGTGCTTCACCACAGAGAAGCCGTGTTTGCCCGAGTTGCTGGTGTGCATGCATTGCAACAAAATTATGCCTCTATCATAAGTTCACCAttagaaaaataatattttgacAAAGGAAACATGCTGGATGCCAAACTCAGATACATGAGAATGTATTGTATATCGATTTGACAGAACTTTGACATGAGTTCACCATTGAGATGACGGTTGCCATAGCAGGTTATTATATAAGTAATATAGTAAGACAAACACTTGAATTACATTTAGAATTGTACATTTACTTTCCGACAATTAGGCACAGAGAAATATGAATACATCATAGTCTTAATATTTTGATATGCGCTGATCAGATTGCCTTTAACCACAATGAGTTCGGCCAAAGTTCACAGAAAGCaggtgacaaaaaaaatcagggtTTGTTTTCAGCTCATGATGCAGTCTTTCCTTTTCAGGTTGTTCAGCCCTTTTAGTTGAATGTAGCTATGTTACTGATCCCCTAACAAGGCGAATCAACTCGCTCCAAGTTATCCTCCATCTCATCCCTCTCCCTCTCACAGTCCTCACACCCATCGGGTCCACAGCCTCCCACCAAAACCAGAGTCGGTACGTCCCCATTTGCCACTCCGACCACGCTGCCGTTGGGGGGCCACGCCACGTCAATCATGCCGTCTGGACAGTGCAACAGCCCGCTGACGGAATAGAGCCCGCCCCCTGACACTACCTCTTCGTAGGTCGGTGCGTGAGTGGCGGCTCTTGCCTCTTCCAAGCGTATTCTCTGTTTGCGCCGTAGCTCAATGATGGTCTTTGTGTAGGAGTTGAGCGTGACCACTGCTGCCCCCATGCAGCAACTGAAGGACACCCAGGCAAGGCTGAGAAAAGAGGATTTAGAATAGTTTGGGGTCAAAAGAAATGATATAGTGTGCAAATAACTCACATCTTAAGGACATGCTTGGATAATTCCGGCTGTAATTTGGTCCACGAAGAGCAGCCACTTACGCAAATGACCAGCCGTAATCCCAGGACTGAGGTCTCCAGTCTTTAGGACCCACAATCACTGTCATCTGAAACACTGTTGTGAACATCATGTGTGCTACCATCCCAAGAagacctacacagcagatacaACCAAATATGAAATCTTGGAAACTCCGGTAAACATTCAACAGAATGATTCTAGCGGTAATATGAGAGGGAGATGACGTTTGTAAAAgaaatcaaataaagtaaagcTGAGTGATACCCTCACCTGATAGCACAGTACAAATAGCAGCATAAGCATTGATTTTTAGCGCGTGCATCTCTTTGTGGGAGCACAGGACTTCCAGCCACATGAGTAAGAAGCCCATCCCCAGCAGGCCGATATATGTAAACTCAGAAATAACTGACAGCCAAAGCACACCTGCAACATGTGAAGACATATGTGTACAGTGTAATGAAACAACCCTTAATTTGATTATAAAATGTGGATATAAAAAGTGGTGACTGCTAGTCAATACACAGCTTACCTTGTGTTTCCCCTGGAGTTAAGTCGATGAAGCTACGACACACCTCCCCTGCTAACAGTATGGAACATATGGAGATTTAGTCAaaactttgaagatgtgagAACCCAAACATCTCTGAAATTAGCAAGGACACTTTCTTTCCATTTGAACACCTTGTTCCCATGATTTAACGGCTTGTGGAACCACCTTAGCAGCAATAACAAGAAGTAATAATATTCTGTATGATGTGGTCAGTCACTCACATCATCGTGGAGGAATGTGTCCTGATTCAGCCATACTTTAGctgacagatggcctcacatttgactctagcctacaatactttggtatacagaggagttcatggtggactcaatgactgcaaggtgtccaggtactccggcttcctcccaccgtctaAAAACATGcgtgttaggttgattggtggctctaaattgtcccgaggagtgagtgtgagtgtgcatggttgtgtgtctcctTTGTCTCCGTGTGGCTGTGTGAagtggattcagcgggtatagaaaatggatggatgctgtgtttggttttctccaaatgtgcttctgtgcattatgaccaaacatctccactttggtctcatctgtccaaagggCATTGTTctagaagtcttgtggtttgttcataTATAACTTTACCagcctaagctgtgctgccatgttctttttagagaaaacaggctttctcctgcaacccttgcaaacaagccatacttgttcagtctttttctaattgaacTATCATGAACTTTAATATTTAACATGCTAAGTgagtgggttttttttgcacattctcTGAGCATTGTACGATCTGATCTTGGGGTGAACTTGAGGGatatccactcctgggaagtcttgaatgaatgttttccacttgtgaaaaatctttctctctgtagaacgatggacttgCAATAGTTTAGAAATGGTCCTTCTTCTTAGATTGATGACGGCAGCAACACccgcttctctaagatcatgaTCTGATCAAGATCATCATCTGATTAGCAGAA
This window harbors:
- the LOC142380787 gene encoding germ cell-specific gene 1-like protein, producing the protein MLERMSRRSRSLLSLTLTTLALTLSILALCTSYWCEGTHKVVKPLCLSPVKMKNCGENNSEPYTTEGPTQNPFNRTLSPARRDELSKIRQRQLANAVHYIWETGEDKFAFRYFHTGFWESCETQNDGEVCRSFIDLTPGETQGVLWLSVISEFTYIGLLGMGFLLMWLEVLCSHKEMHALKINAYAAICTVLSGLLGMVAHMMFTTVFQMTVIVGPKDWRPQSWDYGWSFALAWVSFSCCMGAAVVTLNSYTKTIIELRRKQRIRLEEARAATHAPTYEEVVSGGGLYSVSGLLHCPDGMIDVAWPPNGSVVGVANGDVPTLVLVGGCGPDGCEDCERERDEMEDNLERVDSPC